A single Fusobacterium hominis DNA region contains:
- the erm(A) gene encoding 23S rRNA (adenine(2058)-N(6))-methyltransferase Erm(A), producing the protein MNQKNPKDTQNFITSKKHVKEILNHTNINKQDNVIEIGSGKGHFTKELVKMSRWVDSIEIDEDLCQVTQKVVKPFQNIKVIHTDILKFNFPKNKDYKIFGNIPFNISTDIVKKIAFESNSKYSYLIVENGFAKRLQNTKRALGLLLMVELDIRVLKKVPRAYFHPKPNVDSVLIVLERHQPLILKKDYKEYQSFVYKWVNREYRVLFTKNQFRQALKHANVTNINKLSKEQFLSIFNSYKLFQ; encoded by the coding sequence ATGAACCAGAAAAACCCAAAGGACACTCAAAATTTTATTACTTCTAAAAAGCATGTAAAAGAGATATTGAATCATACGAATATAAATAAACAAGATAATGTAATAGAAATTGGATCAGGAAAAGGTCATTTTACCAAAGAACTTGTCAAAATGAGTCGGTGGGTGGATTCTATAGAAATTGATGAGGACTTGTGTCAAGTCACCCAAAAAGTCGTGAAGCCTTTTCAGAATATAAAAGTTATCCATACGGATATTCTGAAATTTAACTTCCCCAAAAACAAAGACTATAAAATATTTGGTAATATCCCCTTTAACATCAGTACTGATATTGTCAAAAAAATTGCTTTTGAAAGCAATTCGAAATATAGTTACCTTATTGTGGAGAATGGTTTTGCAAAAAGATTACAAAATACGAAACGAGCTTTAGGTTTGCTATTGATGGTGGAATTGGACATAAGAGTTCTCAAAAAAGTGCCACGAGCATATTTTCACCCTAAACCGAATGTAGACTCTGTATTGATTGTTCTTGAACGACATCAACCATTGATTTTAAAGAAGGACTACAAAGAGTATCAATCTTTTGTTTATAAGTGGGTAAACCGTGAATATCGCGTTCTTTTTACTAAAAACCAATTCCGACAGGCTTTGAAGCATGCAAATGTCACTAATATTAATAAACTATCGAAGGAACAATTTCTTTCTATTTTCAATAGTTACAAATTGTTTCAGTAA
- a CDS encoding EFR1 family ferrodoxin (N-terminal region resembles flavodoxins. C-terminal ferrodoxin region binds two 4Fe-4S clusters.), which produces MTILYFTATGNSLYVAKRLGGKLISIPQMIKENKYEFSDERIGIVFPVFHVNIPPYIRDFLERSIFNCKYLFVIATYGEYAGSTADEVKKILDKRSIPANYINNIQIVKYMKNSIETSLN; this is translated from the coding sequence ATGACAATTTTGTATTTTACCGCAACAGGAAACAGTCTTTATGTTGCGAAAAGACTTGGTGGAAAACTAATATCCATCCCACAAATGATAAAAGAGAATAAATATGAGTTCTCAGACGAGAGGATAGGTATTGTATTCCCGGTTTTTCACGTTAATATCCCGCCATATATTAGAGATTTTTTAGAACGCTCTATTTTTAATTGCAAATATCTATTTGTTATTGCAACATATGGAGAATATGCAGGTTCAACTGCAGATGAAGTGAAAAAGATTTTAGACAAACGTTCAATACCAGCCAATTATATAAATAATATACAAATCGTTAAGTATATGAAAAATTCTATAGAAACTTCTCTCAATTAG